The Vibrio metoecus sequence TCAGCGGAATGCCCATGCCCATTGCTAGCGCGTAAAGTGCGACCGCTCCGGTAAGCAAATCGCCGCTTTGCGCCACATAAAGCAGGGCGCCAGAAAGTGGCGCAGTGGTGCAAGGTGAGCAAACCAAGCCTGAGATGGCACCCATAGCAAATACGCCGGGTAGGCTGCCACCTTGCTGAGCGTTACTCAATGAATTCAGCCAAGTCTGAACCCCGCTTGGTAACTGCAGGCTGTACAAACCAAACATAGCAAGGGCGAGCGCCACAAACAGCACGCTTAAACCCATCAGCACATAAGGGTGTTGTAGCGCGGCTTGAAATTGTAATCCAGCCGAAGCAACCACTAAACCAAGCAAGGTGTAAGTGAGCGCCATGCCTTGCACGTAAATCACGCTGAGCAGTAGCGCGCGTCGTTGGGTGAGCTTGGCGCCGCCAAGTACGATACTGGTTAAAATTGGATACATGGGCAGCACGCAAGGAGTGAATGCCAGACCAACCCCAAGTGCTAAAAACAGCAGTGGTGTCCACCAATTTTGCGCCAGTTTGTTGGCCAGCGAATCTTGGGCTGAAACGGGGGAAGAAATGTTGGTCGTCGGTGCAATGTTACTGGTGCTGAGCGTTTTTGAATGGTTTGAGTCAGAGGTCTGACTATTAGAGTTTCCACTAAATGGAGCGATATTGATCACTCGGGTTTCGGGTGGGTAACAAAACCCAGCCTTTGCGCAACCCTGATATTGAACGATCACCTTGGCACCGCTTTGGAAAGCCGTAAGAGGCAGCGGGACAGATAACGGTGTCGTGTAGATTTTCACATCACCAAAAAACTCATCGTGATAAGGCTCACCTTCGGTCAGTGAGTACTCACCGATCTCAAGATTTTCAGCACTGATGCTGATCCGGTCTTGATAGAGGTAGTACCCCTCTTTGACTTGCCAATCGATAAACAAGGTGGAGTCTTGCTGGAACGTATTAAACGGAAATGCTTCATCGACCGGAACAAAACGGTTTTGGTTTGAGGCAAAACTGGAAGTGTTGTTCGAGGCGTTATTACCAAACAGCGCCCAAGCGGGTTGAGTAAGTAGAGCGAACAGCAATGAAAAGCAAAGTAACAGTGTGCGCATGGGTCAAATCGTTATCAATCATTTGGTTGTCATAGTAACCCAATCAGACCTTAGGATGCGCCAATAAGTTTCACAACAATAAAAAAGGGAGCCGAAGCTCCCAGACTTTTGCACTTTATCCTTAGATAAATAGGCTGCCGAATGCAAAGCCAAAGGCTACTGCACTGGCGATGGTGGCGACACCCGGAATAAAGAACGGATGGTTAAACACATATTTCCCAATACGCGTTGAACCTGTGTCATCCATCTCTACCGCCGCCAACAAAGTTGGGTAAGTTGGCAGTACGAACAGTGCACTGACCGCCGCAAAAGAGGCGACCGCAGTCAGAGGTGCCACACCAATTGCAAGAGCTGCAGGCATCAGTGCAACCGTGGTTGCACCTTGTGAGTAAAGCAACATAGATGCAAAGAACAGCACTAGTGCCAGCATCCATGGGTAGTCAGCCAGTAGAGTACCAGCCACTTCTTTAATGCCATCCACGTGTGCGTTAACAAATGTTGAACCTAACCATGCAACACCCAATACGCAGACACACGCTGTCATACCTGAACGGAAAGTTGAAGCGGCTGGAATTTTGGCAGCATCAATTTTGGTCAGCATCACAATACCCGCTGCTGCGGCTAGCATGAACGTCATGATGGCTTCGTTACGGCCAAGTGCAGGGTTCTCAATTAAACCTACTGAGCTTGAAATCGCCGCGGCGTAGCACACCACCAGAATGATCGCGGTGAGGAATACGTAAGTCGCGGTTTTCGCGGTTGGCAGAATTTCACGCTTTTGTGTCCCCGCCAGTTTGATCAAACCTTGTTCCAGACGCTCTTGATAAATCGGGTCGTCTTTCAGTTCGCTACCCATAAAGTTAGAAACAAACGCACCGACCATACAAGCAGCAAAGGTGGTTGGGATACAGATCGCCAGCAGCGTTAAGTAATCCACGCCAAATGGTACCAACATCGCGGCAAACGCAACGACGGCCGCAGAAATGGGTGATGCGGTGATGGCAATTTGTGAAGCCACAACAGCAATCGACAGCGGACGTGAAGGACGCACACCTTGACCTTTGGCCACTTCTGCGATCACTGGCAAGGTTGAGAATGCCGTGTGACCGGTACCAGCCATCAGTGTCATCAGGAAAGTGACAATGGGGGCATAGAAGGTGATTCTTTCCGGATGTTTACGCAGGAAGTTTTCTGCCAGTTGCACCAGCCAATCCATACCACCTGCCACCTGCATAGCGGCGATTGCGGTGATCACCGACATGATGATCAAAATAACATCGACAGGAATAAAGGCTTGTTTGGTCGGTACGCCAAGGATTAATGACAAGGCGATCACACCAGCACCACCGGCAAAACCAATGCCGATACCGCCAATCCGTGCGCCCAGGAAGATGAAGAGGAGAACAATAGCCAGTTCGACCCAAATCATAATGATTACCTCATGTTAAAGATGAAAAAATTATCTCAACACTCACACTACGAGCGTTCAAATAATGCTTTCAGCGCATTGAGTTTGATGAGAAAAGCCCCCAACAAAGGGGGCTTAAACCGAACGATTATTCGTAACGTTTTGCTTTGTACTGAGGATGCATCAGGTTCTCAACCGAGAAGATGTCATCGAGCTGCTCTTCAGTGAGCAAGCCGCGCTCAAGTACCACTTCACGTACGCTCTTACCGGTTTCAGCACAAATCTTACCGACAATGTCACCCTCATGGTGGCCAATGTATGGGTTCAGGTAAGTCACGATGCCGATCGAGTTGAACACGAAGTTTTCGCAGATTTCTTTGTTCACGGTGATGCCATCAATGCACTTGTCACGTAGGTTCACACACGCGTTAGTCAGCAGAGAGATAGACTCAAACATTGCTTGAGCAATCACCGGCTCCATAACGTTCAACTGCAGTTGACCTGCTTCTGCGGCGAACGTGATGGTGTTGTCGTTGCCGAATACTTTAAAGCAAACTTGGTTTACCACTTCTGGGATCACTGGGTTTACTTTCGCTGGCATGATGGAAGAACCCGCTTGCAGCTCAGGCAAGTTGATTTCGTTCAGACCCGCACGAGGGCCAGAAGAGAGCAGACGTAGATCGTTACAGATCTTAGACATCTTCATCGCTAGACGTTTCAGCGCACCGTGCGTCATCACGTAAGCACCACAGTCAGAAGTAGCTTCAATCAGATCTTCGGCAGGTACCGTTTCTAGGCCAGTTACTTGCGCCAGATATTTTACCGCGAGCTCTTGGTAACCCGGAGCGGCGTTCAGGCCAGTACCGATCGCGGTTGCGCCTAAGTTCACTTCCAGCAAGAGTTTTGAAGTGTATTGCAGAGCACGAATCTCTTCATTCAGAGTCACTGCCCATGCGTGGAATTCTTGGCCTACCGTCATAGGCACAGCGTCTTGCAACTGAGTACGACCCATTTTTAGGATGTTTTTGTACTCGATCGCTTTCAGTTCGAATGCGCCTTTCAGGTATTCAATCGCATCAATGACTTTCAGGATGCTGTTGTAAACCGCGATACGGAAACCCGTTGGGTAAGCACAGTTGGTTGATTGGCTTTTGTTCACGTGGTCATTCGGGTTGATGAACTCGTATTGACCTTTTTCTTTGCCCATCAATTCTAGAGCTACGTTGGCAATCACTTCGTTGGTGTTCATGTTCACCGAAGTGCCTGCACCGCCTTGGAATACATCTGACGGGAATTGATCCATGCACTTACCTGTTTCAAGAATCAAATCACACGCTTGGAGGATGTAGTTCGCCACATCTTTTGGAATTACGCCCAGCTCTTTGTTCGCCAAAGTCGCTGCTTTTTTGGTCATGATCATGCCGCGTACAAATTCAGGTACGTCAGAGATCGTAACGTTAGAAATGTTGAAGTTTTCGACAGCGCGAAGGGTATGAATACCGTAGTAAGCATCAGCAGGAACGTGACGTTGACCTAACAGATCTTCTTCAATGCGGGTAGCCGGAGTCGCTGTTTTAGGCGCTTCAGATAGGGTAGCCATATGGGGATCCTTAGATAATTATTCTGGTAAAAAACTAAATTAATAGCCATTTCTGTAATTTAAGAATCCATTCGTCAGAGTTTTTGGCTGGAAATCCGTCCTGACTTGCGTGGCACATAATACTGTAAATGCATATTAAAAATAGTAACTGGATCACCTTTTAATACAATTTGATGGAAAATTTGCTGAGAGTTTTATCTATAACTATATAAAGGAAGAGAGCGGTATAAAAAGGAGCTGATTTATGGTGAATCATGCCGATTCAGCAAGGTTGTTGTCGGACCGAGATCTACAAGGATATGTCAGCCGCATATTGGATGTGATTCCGCTGCCGATCATTATTTCTAAATCTTCTGTGCTTGGACAAGGCGAGCGTGAGCATCTGCATTTTAATAAAGCTTTTGTCAAAGAGCTGGGGTATACCATTGAGCAGATCCCCAACATCGAGACTTGGTTTGAAAAGGCTTACCCACACATAGACTATCGGCAGGAGATTATTACTGAATGGCAAAAGACGGTCGATGAAGCACGATCGCAAGGTGAAGATGTCGCGCAGATGCCGGCTTTGATCATGTGCGCCGATGGCGTGCAGCGTTGGTTTTCCGTTTCAGCGCAAATAGAACCTGCTTGTCGTGACGATCTGCATATCATTACCTTTCGCAATATTCATGACTATAAAATATCGCTTGCCGAAGCAGAGCATCAATCACAAATCGACCCATTAACTCAGTTGAAAAATCGCCGAGGTTTTTTCACTTGGTGTGACCCCATCGCTCCTGAGACTTCATTGGGACTGATCATTTTTGATATCGACTATTTTAAGCAGATCAACGATACCTATGGTCATCCCGCCGGAGATTACGTACTGCGCCAAATCGCTGGATTGTTGGAGCAAAACTTACCCTCGCTTTCGTGTTGTGTGCGTTGGGGTGGCGAAGAGTTTTTGGTCTGTTTTGTATGCGATGAAATGGCCAATGTCATTGGCTTGGCGGAAACGATACGACGCTATGTGGAGAGTAATACCCTGATGTGGCAAGGACAGCAGATTGCTTTGACGCTGAGTGCAGGGTGTACGGTGGGGGCGATGACGAACAACAATTGGGATAATTTGTTACAAACTGCCGATCAAGCGCTGCTGTCGGCGAAACGCTTGGGGCGCAATCGAGTGATTGCCGATCGCTAAACAAAAAATGCTTATTGGGGTGGGTTTTATCTCAGGGTGGCTTGTCAGCCATCTCGGTTGTGGTTAACGTGACCAAAACCAAGGAGGCATTGTGTTCCCGATACTACTGTTTTTATTTATTGCAGTCCCTGTGATTGAAATCGCGCTGTTTATTCAAGTCGGCGGCGTACTTGGTGTGTGGCCGACCATCGCCCTTGTGCTTTTGACGGCGATGGTTGGTGCTTCGCTGGTGCGCAGCCAAGGCTTACAAACGCTTTTGACCGTACAACAGCGCTTGGCGCAAGGCCAACTGCCCGCACAGCAAATTTTAGAAGGGGTAATGTTAGCCATGGCGGGTGTGTTGTTACTGACCCCTGGTTTTTTCACTGACATCCTCGGTATGCTGGTTCTGCTGCCTGCGCCGCGTGCTTATTTAGCGAAGCAGTTGATGAGCCGTGTTGTGGTCGGCAATATCCACGCCAGTGGCGCCGGTTTTGAGCAGCCGAATCCTTTTCGCGATCATTCAAATCCAAACGGTACGATCTATGAAGGTGAGTTTGAACGCAAAGACGATCAAGACCAGCACCGTCTTAAATAGATTATCGAGTTAATGAATGGCGCATTAGATTGCGCCATCAAACCCCATTTGACGCCACGCCTCAAAGGCTATAATCGCTACCGCATTGGAAAGGTTCAGGCTACGCGCTTCCGGCATCATCGGGATGCGAATGCGTTGTTCGGCAGGCAAGCTGGCAATCAGCTCGGCTGGTAAACCGCGAGTTTCTGGGCCAAACATCAGTACATCACCTTGTTGAAATTTCGCATCAACATGGTGTTGTGTGGTTTTGGTGGTGCAAGCAAACAGGCGGAAAGTTTCGCGCTCACGCTGCAAGTAGTCGATAAACGCAGCGTAATCTTTATGGCGAGTCACGCGGGCTAAGTCATGGTAATCCAATCCTGCGCGACGCACTTTTTTCTCTTCCAGATCAAAACCGAGTGGCTCGATCAGGTGCAAGTTTGCGCCACAGTTGGCACACAAACGAATAATGTTGCCCGTGTTGGGGGCGATTTCTGGTTCGTAGAGAGCAATATCAAACATAACCGATGTTCAGTGAGTACAAAGAAGAAGGGGCGAGTATAGCCCCTTCTTGGGTTGGTTGCAGCGATTGGTCAACAATGCTTACGTAGCTTGTAAAGGTAAAGTGAAGCAAACTCGTAAGCCACCTAAACTACTGCGTGTTGCGCTGATGGTGCCGCTGTGCTGGCGAATCGCACTTTCAGTGATGGCAAGCCCTAACCCCGTGCCGCCGCTGTGTCGATCTCGCGCGGTAGAAACTCGATAAAATGGGCGGAATATATCGGCTAACTGCTCTTCGGGTACACCTTCTCCATCATCATCAACGCTGACGGTGAGTTGGTTATCTTGCACGATAAACGCCACATGGATTCGTTGTTGTCCGTAGTGAATGGCGTTTCGCACCACATTTTCTAGCGCACTCATGAGTAGCTTTGGCGTCCCGTTGATGCTGCGATCTGGGATCGCTTCAAAAGTCAGCGTTTTGTCCATTTGTTCCGCTTCAAACTCGGCATCTTTAAGCAGTTCTTCCCATAGACTACTGAGAGGCTGTACTTCACGCATCAAGTGGCTGTTGGTTTGCATGCGTGATAGCGCGAGTAAGTCGCCAATCATCTGCTCTAAACGCTGCGCTTCGGTATCAATCCGTTCTAATTCGTTGCTGCTGCCTTGTTTGCGCATGGCTAATGCGTTGGCCATACGCAGCCGAGTCAACGGCGAGCGTAATTCGTGTGAGATATCAGAGAGCAGCCGCTGTTGCCCCGACACCATTTGATTCACGGCATCCACCATTTGGTTGAAGCTGCGTCCGGCCTGCTGAAATTCCGCCGTACCGCGTTCTAATTTTGGGTCATGCACAAATTCACCACGTGCGACGCGCTGTGCGGCTTGTGCCAGATTTTGTGCCGGCTTACTCAATGCCCAAGCGAGCCACAATAACAGCGGTGTGCTGACTAGCATGATCGCCAACAGTAGTTGGAATGGCTTATCAAATAGGCGCAGCAAAAAGGGTGGTGGTTCATCCCAGCGCATCCCGACATACAGCAGTAAATCTTGTTTGGCCAACGTAATGGGAACCGGGCCAGCCAGCATATAGCGGCCATAAAGCCGTTGCTGGGGTTTTTCGACCGATTCAATGCTGGAAGAGAAGTTTTGCAGGGCTTTCAGGCGAAAATCAGCATGTTTGGAGGAGGTCAGTACATTCCCTTCCAAATCAGTCACAAAAAATTGGGGGCGGCCATCATGTTCACGTTTCGACATGCCTCGACCTTCTAATTGATAGAGAATTTTGCCTAACTCGGTGGTGTTTTGGTACTCCGACTCAAAACGTGCTTTGCTTTCCAGCAGACGTTGGTATGCCTCAGGTGACAGGTCACGCGATTTGCGTGGATCAAGGTGTGGTAGGGTGAGTACTGCGAACAAGACCAACAGCATGGTAAACCAGAAAATCGCGAAAATTCGCCCATACAGGTTATTGAGTTTCGGTAGGCGCATCACTCCTCCTGAACCATTAAATAGCCGCGGCCACGCAAGGTTTTGATGCGGGCTTTACCATCCTGCCGTTCAGGCAGTTTTTTGCGCAGATTAGAGACATGCATATCAATGGCGCGATCAAACGCAGCAAGGCGTTTACCGAGCACTTCTACACTGAGCATCTCTTTGGTGAGCGTTTCTCCCGGCGACTGCACAAAATGGGTCAGTAGCGCAAATTCAGTGGTGGTGAGATCGAGCAATTGCCCCTGACAGTAGGCTTCTTGTTTGCCGGGATAGACTTGGAGATCCTGACATTCGATGACGTCTGAGTGTTTGGGGGGAAGCGCATTTTGCGTACGACGTAAAATCGCCCGAATACGCGCCAGCAGTTCTCGATCACTAAAAGGTTTGGGTAGGTAGTCATCTGCGCCCAGCTCTAGGCCGATCACGCGATCAATCTCTTCGCCTTTGGCGGTCAGCATTAAAACCGGAGTTGCCCATTTTTCACGCAGGCGCTTTAAGGTCTCCATACCATTGAGCTTGGGCATCATCACATCAAGGAGGATCAGATCGACCTCATCGCTGACCGCCGCCAATCCTGCTTCACCGTCATTGGCTTCAGAAATATCAAAGCCTTCATACTGTAAAACTTCCGTTAATAGGCTGGTCAGTTCAGTGTCATCATCGATCAAAAGGATATGTGCCATAGCTGCCTCGTAGATTGCTTAATTGCTTTCAGTTTACCGTGAAAAAAGTACCGCAGTCAGTGAGCAATCAGCTCTTTACGATTCTTTACGCTGTCTATACGTCACTTGACCTTGCAAGTCGTAATCTATGTTCAAGCGCTGCAGAGCAGCCATGTAATCCATAACGTCATGTAGAGGAACGAATTATGAAACTTGCCAAAAAAATGATTTTAGCCGCCGCTATGCTTCCACTTACTTTGGGTACGACCGCTGCGTTTGCCTTTGGTGGTCACGGTTGGGATAAGGACGGAGATGGCTCTTGTGGTGGTAAAGGCGAGCGCGGGATCTGGAAGCAGCTCGATTTAACCGCAGAGCAGCAGGCTCAACTCAAAGAGATGCGTGAGGCTGGACGTGAAGAGATGCGCGCTAATCGTGGACAAAACCATGATGCGATGAAAGCACTACATTCACAAGAGCGTGCTCTGGTGTTAGCTGCTGACTTTGATCAGGTCGCCGCCGAAAACCTTGCAAAACAGATGGTGGATCAACAAGTGACTCACCGCGTAAAAATGATGGAGAAACGCCATCAAATGATGAGCATTTTGACCGCAGAACAGAAAGCCAAATTGCAGACGTTGCAACAAGCACAAATGGATCAGTGCATGATGGACGGTTCTCACGGCAAAGGTAAACCTCGTCATCAATAATGACATCGCACATTCCATCACCACAAGGTAGCCTCGCGCTGCCTTGTGGTTTTTTGCCTCTCGGTTATATACTCGGGCTTCTTTAACTTAATGAATACAATGGTGAGGCGATGAAAAAAGAATACGCCCGTTTAGTCACAATGGCAGCATGGACGGCAACGTCAGTCGCGACGCTGCTACTGGTGGTCAAAGTGGTTGCGTGGTGGGTGACAGGTTCGGTTAGCTTACTGGCTTCTTTAATCGACTCGGTGCTGGATATTGCAGCCTCTGTGGTGAACCTCATCGTATTGCGTTTTGCTCTGCAACCTGCCGATCAAGAACATGCATTTGGACATGGCAAAGCGGAATCATTGGCCGCACTTGCCCAAGCCATGTTTATCTCTGGCTCCGCTTGTTTTCTGATCCTTAACGGTGTGGATCGTTTCTTCCGCCCACATGAACTGAATGCACCTGAGCTAGGTATTTATGTCAGTGCGTTGGC is a genomic window containing:
- a CDS encoding anaerobic C4-dicarboxylate transporter, which codes for MIWVELAIVLLFIFLGARIGGIGIGFAGGAGVIALSLILGVPTKQAFIPVDVILIIMSVITAIAAMQVAGGMDWLVQLAENFLRKHPERITFYAPIVTFLMTLMAGTGHTAFSTLPVIAEVAKGQGVRPSRPLSIAVVASQIAITASPISAAVVAFAAMLVPFGVDYLTLLAICIPTTFAACMVGAFVSNFMGSELKDDPIYQERLEQGLIKLAGTQKREILPTAKTATYVFLTAIILVVCYAAAISSSVGLIENPALGRNEAIMTFMLAAAAGIVMLTKIDAAKIPAASTFRSGMTACVCVLGVAWLGSTFVNAHVDGIKEVAGTLLADYPWMLALVLFFASMLLYSQGATTVALMPAALAIGVAPLTAVASFAAVSALFVLPTYPTLLAAVEMDDTGSTRIGKYVFNHPFFIPGVATIASAVAFGFAFGSLFI
- a CDS encoding response regulator, with the translated sequence MAHILLIDDDTELTSLLTEVLQYEGFDISEANDGEAGLAAVSDEVDLILLDVMMPKLNGMETLKRLREKWATPVLMLTAKGEEIDRVIGLELGADDYLPKPFSDRELLARIRAILRRTQNALPPKHSDVIECQDLQVYPGKQEAYCQGQLLDLTTTEFALLTHFVQSPGETLTKEMLSVEVLGKRLAAFDRAIDMHVSNLRKKLPERQDGKARIKTLRGRGYLMVQEE
- a CDS encoding CpxP family protein; protein product: MKLAKKMILAAAMLPLTLGTTAAFAFGGHGWDKDGDGSCGGKGERGIWKQLDLTAEQQAQLKEMREAGREEMRANRGQNHDAMKALHSQERALVLAADFDQVAAENLAKQMVDQQVTHRVKMMEKRHQMMSILTAEQKAKLQTLQQAQMDQCMMDGSHGKGKPRHQ
- a CDS encoding GGDEF domain-containing protein, which translates into the protein MVNHADSARLLSDRDLQGYVSRILDVIPLPIIISKSSVLGQGEREHLHFNKAFVKELGYTIEQIPNIETWFEKAYPHIDYRQEIITEWQKTVDEARSQGEDVAQMPALIMCADGVQRWFSVSAQIEPACRDDLHIITFRNIHDYKISLAEAEHQSQIDPLTQLKNRRGFFTWCDPIAPETSLGLIIFDIDYFKQINDTYGHPAGDYVLRQIAGLLEQNLPSLSCCVRWGGEEFLVCFVCDEMANVIGLAETIRRYVESNTLMWQGQQIALTLSAGCTVGAMTNNNWDNLLQTADQALLSAKRLGRNRVIADR
- the aspA gene encoding aspartate ammonia-lyase, yielding MATLSEAPKTATPATRIEEDLLGQRHVPADAYYGIHTLRAVENFNISNVTISDVPEFVRGMIMTKKAATLANKELGVIPKDVANYILQACDLILETGKCMDQFPSDVFQGGAGTSVNMNTNEVIANVALELMGKEKGQYEFINPNDHVNKSQSTNCAYPTGFRIAVYNSILKVIDAIEYLKGAFELKAIEYKNILKMGRTQLQDAVPMTVGQEFHAWAVTLNEEIRALQYTSKLLLEVNLGATAIGTGLNAAPGYQELAVKYLAQVTGLETVPAEDLIEATSDCGAYVMTHGALKRLAMKMSKICNDLRLLSSGPRAGLNEINLPELQAGSSIMPAKVNPVIPEVVNQVCFKVFGNDNTITFAAEAGQLQLNVMEPVIAQAMFESISLLTNACVNLRDKCIDGITVNKEICENFVFNSIGIVTYLNPYIGHHEGDIVGKICAETGKSVREVVLERGLLTEEQLDDIFSVENLMHPQYKAKRYE
- the trmL gene encoding tRNA (uridine(34)/cytosine(34)/5-carboxymethylaminomethyluridine(34)-2'-O)-methyltransferase TrmL; translation: MFDIALYEPEIAPNTGNIIRLCANCGANLHLIEPLGFDLEEKKVRRAGLDYHDLARVTRHKDYAAFIDYLQRERETFRLFACTTKTTQHHVDAKFQQGDVLMFGPETRGLPAELIASLPAEQRIRIPMMPEARSLNLSNAVAIIAFEAWRQMGFDGAI
- a CDS encoding FxsA family protein, with product MFPILLFLFIAVPVIEIALFIQVGGVLGVWPTIALVLLTAMVGASLVRSQGLQTLLTVQQRLAQGQLPAQQILEGVMLAMAGVLLLTPGFFTDILGMLVLLPAPRAYLAKQLMSRVVVGNIHASGAGFEQPNPFRDHSNPNGTIYEGEFERKDDQDQHRLK
- the cpxA gene encoding envelope stress sensor histidine kinase CpxA, whose product is MRLPKLNNLYGRIFAIFWFTMLLVLFAVLTLPHLDPRKSRDLSPEAYQRLLESKARFESEYQNTTELGKILYQLEGRGMSKREHDGRPQFFVTDLEGNVLTSSKHADFRLKALQNFSSSIESVEKPQQRLYGRYMLAGPVPITLAKQDLLLYVGMRWDEPPPFLLRLFDKPFQLLLAIMLVSTPLLLWLAWALSKPAQNLAQAAQRVARGEFVHDPKLERGTAEFQQAGRSFNQMVDAVNQMVSGQQRLLSDISHELRSPLTRLRMANALAMRKQGSSNELERIDTEAQRLEQMIGDLLALSRMQTNSHLMREVQPLSSLWEELLKDAEFEAEQMDKTLTFEAIPDRSINGTPKLLMSALENVVRNAIHYGQQRIHVAFIVQDNQLTVSVDDDGEGVPEEQLADIFRPFYRVSTARDRHSGGTGLGLAITESAIRQHSGTISATRSSLGGLRVCFTLPLQAT
- a CDS encoding protein-disulfide reductase DsbD, translating into MRTLLLCFSLLFALLTQPAWALFGNNASNNTSSFASNQNRFVPVDEAFPFNTFQQDSTLFIDWQVKEGYYLYQDRISISAENLEIGEYSLTEGEPYHDEFFGDVKIYTTPLSVPLPLTAFQSGAKVIVQYQGCAKAGFCYPPETRVINIAPFSGNSNSQTSDSNHSKTLSTSNIAPTTNISSPVSAQDSLANKLAQNWWTPLLFLALGVGLAFTPCVLPMYPILTSIVLGGAKLTQRRALLLSVIYVQGMALTYTLLGLVVASAGLQFQAALQHPYVLMGLSVLFVALALAMFGLYSLQLPSGVQTWLNSLSNAQQGGSLPGVFAMGAISGLVCSPCTTAPLSGALLYVAQSGDLLTGAVALYALAMGMGIPLILVAVFGNKLLPKAGNWMERVKTLFGFVLLAAPIFLLERILPELWSTVLWSALGLAAFGWLYHVKNSLPFGGWKQSLIGIIAILGLLASAQPALNHWFAPTQTTQQVKQIQFTRIANLSELQSSLADAKAQGKPVMLDFYADWCVACKEFEKYTFHAKQVETKLSGFVLLQADVTKNQPQDIELLKALNVLGLPTIEFWNAQGEPVPNARITGFMAEQPFLDHLIQQGL